A stretch of the Longimicrobium sp. genome encodes the following:
- the aspA gene encoding aspartate ammonia-lyase, with amino-acid sequence MNASTATPAAAADVLRAHPLWGALDLDELEHLAGLAELRGYPAGSYVFRENTPRRVFGILVRGRVEIVKGPQGRPEVLHVLGAGESFGEGSLLDDYPHSTSGFVTEEAQVLEIPRAALARLAEERPRLYGRLAMKAAQVISSRLRHANARLTGRGLGYLSGELRTEHDLLGERVLSVDLYYGVQTLRATENFPITGIPISQYPLLVNALAAVKEAAALANAELGLLQDEIAAAIVRACREIRDGKLHEHFVVDVIQGGAGTSTNMNANEVIANRALELLGHRRGDYRFCHPNDHVNLSQSTNDVYPTALKLAAHWALDELVQALGDLAAAFRARGAEFAGVLKMGRTQLQDAVPMTLGQEFTAFAVTIGEDIDRLREAAALIREINMGATAIGTGINTDPRYASLVCARLREVTGLDLSTAPDLVEATSDTGAFVQLSGVLKRVAVKLSKICNDLRLLSSGPRAGLGEINLPPMQPGSSIMPGKVNPVIPEVVNMVCFQVVGNDLTITMAAEAGQLQLNVFEPVIGFNLFQSVGMLARAAVVLRERCVVGITANQGRLREMVYHSIGLVTALVPFIGYERSAAVATEALATGRGVYELVCEKGWLSREALDEILTPEAMTRPRAMPHPVEG; translated from the coding sequence ATGAACGCTTCCACCGCCACCCCCGCCGCCGCCGCCGACGTCCTGCGCGCCCACCCGCTCTGGGGCGCGCTCGACCTCGACGAGCTGGAGCACCTGGCCGGCCTGGCCGAGCTGCGCGGCTACCCCGCCGGCAGCTACGTCTTCCGCGAGAACACGCCGCGGCGGGTGTTCGGCATCCTGGTGCGCGGGCGGGTGGAGATCGTGAAGGGGCCGCAGGGGCGCCCCGAGGTGCTGCACGTGCTGGGCGCGGGCGAGTCGTTCGGCGAGGGGAGCCTGCTGGACGACTACCCGCACTCCACCTCGGGCTTCGTCACCGAGGAGGCCCAGGTGCTGGAGATCCCCCGGGCGGCGCTGGCCCGGCTGGCCGAGGAGCGGCCGCGCCTCTACGGGCGGCTGGCGATGAAGGCGGCGCAGGTGATCAGCTCGCGGCTCCGGCACGCGAACGCGCGGCTCACCGGGCGGGGGCTGGGCTACCTCTCGGGCGAGCTGCGCACCGAGCACGACCTGCTGGGCGAGCGGGTGCTCTCGGTGGACCTCTACTACGGGGTGCAGACGCTCAGGGCCACGGAGAACTTCCCGATCACCGGCATCCCCATCTCGCAGTACCCGCTGCTGGTGAACGCGCTGGCGGCGGTGAAGGAGGCGGCGGCGCTGGCCAACGCCGAGCTGGGGCTGCTGCAGGACGAGATCGCCGCCGCGATCGTGCGCGCCTGCCGCGAGATCCGCGACGGGAAGCTGCACGAGCACTTCGTGGTGGACGTGATCCAGGGCGGGGCGGGCACCTCCACCAACATGAACGCCAACGAGGTGATCGCCAACCGCGCCCTGGAGCTGCTGGGGCACCGCCGGGGCGACTACCGCTTCTGCCACCCCAACGACCACGTCAACCTCTCGCAGTCCACCAACGACGTCTACCCCACGGCGCTCAAGCTGGCGGCGCACTGGGCGCTGGACGAGCTGGTGCAGGCGCTGGGCGACCTGGCGGCGGCGTTCCGCGCCCGGGGGGCCGAGTTCGCCGGCGTGCTGAAGATGGGGCGCACGCAGCTGCAGGACGCGGTGCCGATGACGCTGGGGCAGGAGTTCACCGCCTTCGCGGTCACCATCGGCGAGGACATCGACCGGCTGCGCGAGGCGGCGGCGCTCATCCGCGAGATCAACATGGGCGCCACGGCCATCGGCACGGGGATCAACACCGACCCGCGCTACGCCTCGCTGGTGTGCGCCCGGCTGCGCGAGGTGACGGGGCTGGACCTCTCCACGGCGCCGGACCTGGTGGAGGCCACGTCCGACACGGGGGCGTTCGTGCAGCTCTCCGGGGTGCTGAAGCGCGTGGCGGTGAAGCTCTCCAAGATCTGCAACGACCTGCGGCTGCTGTCGTCGGGGCCGCGCGCGGGGCTGGGGGAGATCAACCTGCCGCCGATGCAGCCGGGCTCCAGCATCATGCCGGGGAAGGTGAACCCGGTGATCCCCGAGGTGGTGAACATGGTGTGCTTCCAGGTGGTGGGAAACGACCTGACCATCACCATGGCGGCCGAGGCGGGGCAGCTGCAGCTGAACGTCTTCGAGCCGGTGATCGGCTTCAACCTCTTCCAGTCGGTGGGGATGCTGGCGAGGGCGGCCGTGGTGCTGCGCGAGCGCTGCGTGGTGGGGATCACCGCCAACCAGGGCCGCCTGCGCGAGATGGTCTACCACTCCATCGGCCTGGTGACGGCGCTGGTCCCCTTCATCGGCTACGAGCGCTCGGCCGCCGTGGCCACCGAGGCGCTGGCGACGGGGCGCGGCGTCTACGAGCTGGTGTGCGAGAAGGGGTGGCTCTCGCGCGAGGCGCTGGACGAGATCCTCACCCCCGAGGCGATGACCCGCCCCCGCGCGATGCCGCACCCGGTGGAGGGCTGA
- a CDS encoding metallophosphoesterase, with translation MTDGTTLARGEPISDRRQADRRRGDRRSRRVRLAAVGDFHCGEEDAGRYRELFAKVNDEADALLLAGDLTRRGTPAEMKVVVGELADVKVPMLAVLGNHDHESGHVAEALAILRERGVHMLDGEPYELNEWVGVAGVKGFMGGFGRYTLTAFGEAETKAFVGATLEEVQRLEFALRRLSTPIRVVLMHYSPVLDTVRGEPEQILPFLGNDRLVEPIDRFRPAVVFHGHAHHGTFRGATPGGVPVFNVSHVLLKSEGVGEMYFVYEIPLPAEDAAEEEEEEARAATPAGD, from the coding sequence ATGACGGACGGGACGACGCTGGCCCGGGGCGAGCCGATCTCCGACCGCCGCCAGGCGGACCGGCGCCGCGGCGACCGCAGGAGCCGCCGGGTGCGCCTGGCCGCCGTGGGCGACTTCCACTGCGGCGAGGAGGACGCCGGGCGCTACCGCGAGCTCTTCGCGAAGGTGAACGACGAGGCCGACGCGCTGCTCCTGGCCGGCGACCTCACGCGGCGCGGCACCCCGGCCGAGATGAAGGTGGTGGTGGGCGAGCTGGCCGACGTGAAGGTTCCCATGCTGGCCGTGCTCGGCAACCACGACCACGAGTCGGGGCACGTGGCCGAGGCGCTCGCCATCCTGCGCGAGCGCGGCGTGCACATGCTCGACGGCGAGCCGTACGAGCTGAACGAATGGGTGGGCGTCGCCGGGGTGAAGGGGTTCATGGGCGGCTTCGGCCGCTACACGCTCACCGCCTTCGGCGAGGCCGAGACCAAGGCCTTCGTGGGCGCCACGCTCGAGGAGGTGCAGCGGCTGGAGTTCGCGCTGCGCCGCCTCTCCACCCCCATCCGCGTGGTGCTGATGCACTACTCGCCCGTGCTGGACACGGTGAGGGGCGAGCCCGAGCAGATCCTCCCCTTCCTGGGCAACGACCGCCTGGTGGAGCCGATCGACCGCTTCCGCCCCGCGGTCGTCTTCCACGGCCACGCCCACCACGGCACCTTCCGCGGCGCCACGCCGGGCGGGGTCCCCGTCTTCAACGTGTCGCACGTGCTGCTGAAGAGCGAGGGCGTGGGCGAGATGTACTTCGTCTACGAGATCCCGCTCCCCGCCGAGGACGCCGCCGAGGAGGAGGAGGAGGAGGCCCGCGCCGCCACCCCCGCCGGCGACTGA
- a CDS encoding type II toxin-antitoxin system VapC family toxin: MRSYFLDSSAVAKLYLIEPGSKRVRDMVRSARSSPSSTQVYICDLAHPEAASALRQIADGPDASKRGIGSLERKTLPLALANDLHSGGVLIVGESSQVMLAAAALVWKHRLKGADAVHLAAAMEFQALLPWGTEFYFVGADKQQNAAAEAEGLEVIDPNV, translated from the coding sequence GTGAGGAGCTACTTTCTGGACTCCTCCGCGGTCGCAAAGCTGTACTTGATAGAGCCCGGATCGAAACGAGTCAGGGACATGGTGCGAAGCGCCAGATCATCCCCCTCATCGACACAGGTTTACATCTGCGACCTCGCGCATCCGGAAGCCGCCTCCGCCTTGCGCCAGATCGCGGATGGCCCGGATGCGTCGAAGCGCGGGATCGGGAGTCTTGAGCGCAAAACACTCCCGCTCGCCCTCGCGAACGACCTCCATAGCGGCGGCGTGCTCATCGTCGGTGAATCTTCGCAGGTCATGTTGGCCGCCGCAGCGTTGGTCTGGAAACACCGACTCAAGGGAGCGGATGCGGTCCACCTCGCGGCCGCGATGGAGTTCCAGGCCTTGCTCCCGTGGGGGACGGAGTTCTACTTCGTCGGCGCGGACAAGCAGCAGAACGCCGCCGCCGAGGCCGAGGGGCTGGAGGTGATCGACCCGAACGTCTAG